ggtatcagatattttgttggcacttcggactttttttattgggtctgaaacagcttgtgatgttttcggtggaaaaatacagctgcagtttatttttaatgaaaaaaggcgggagagcataagaaaaataattggaataaaattaaatgttatgatatattttgagaaaaagtttagtctatttcagaattattcatcatttttgagaaaagctttatattagtctcggctggaacaGCAATTGCTCAAAAATTCCCTTTAATCGGCCCCAACTATTAAACTTTAAGTTATTAAATAGTTCTAGACTtgctttttctttttagtttacATTAAGTTTTATGAAGGCAGTGAGGTTTTGGTTTTCTAAGTTCATtttgtactattattatttttaaaatgttgtaaaatccaatattttcaaattaattacatacagtcgccttataatatatttttatttactgtttatAGGTAAAGTGTAAAGCCTTCAGCGCACTTCAGAGCTTAGAAGAGGACATGTGTACTCTTCGGCAACTACAGAGCTTCATCAAAGATCCATGGGCGCAGGTGCATAAGAGCCCTATTGGCTTCCTACAGAAACGCCGGGGAGGTCAGTTCCAAAATATCTCTTTATATTTCAACAGAATATAACCTCTATACCTTAGCATTTAGCATTTACAGTTCTGTAGCACAGTGCACTAGCTAGCTACATTTCCTGattacagtcaaagaaactgaatcgcgtagcaggatggaacctttgtgccacTGATGCCATACTGGCTGACCTTCCATGCATCTGCCAAAGATATCATACCGAAATTGATTATACAAAAGTCCCACCCTGGTATGCCATTCAGGTTCCTGGACTGTACCATTTCGACTTAGTATTCTTAGGAtcctttttttacaagtttttttttcatatttgttaatttaattatcttgCTATTGGTTTGCTTGCTATTAATTCCTTATTACTTAACTTACTTGCTTGTTGCTTAGTGGTCACGAAGTAGGGAGATTTTAGTTCATAATCTTCTCAATTCGAAATCAGTTCATGGCTGGGTGGTTCTGGCCAAGAtccttttataattttatctcTCATATTTTCAGGACACGCAATGCGCCTCACCTACTTCGTATCACCTTACGAACTCCTGGACAAAGACAAAGGACTTCAACCACTGACAGTTGAGCTGCTTACTCTAGGGAAGCCGTCGGGCTCAAGCGGCCTCGCTTCACTGGTTGCTCCGTCCCATACACTGATAGGCCATTCAGCTACTGTCCTTCTGGAAAGTTCTTCAGCTAACAAATTGCAGTTGGCACCAATTATTTCGAATGGCCAGAGATCAGGGAAAGGGTAAGccataataattttgtttaatctatttttatgtaattttcaatttttatttaagattaATGAAGCAACATGTCAATTTTGGTATTGcaaattatttctaatttttgcGAGAAAATAAAAGATAGCTTTTACGACAGTAATCTATATGATATAACATGAATGAAGAAAAAacctacttatacatatatgGTGTACATTGTTTTGAACGTTAAAGAgaccaaaaaaataactttgtgcGTTAAAACATTCTGTAAATCTGCCGCATTtcgcaataaattaaaaaaactgaaatcgTGTGAGCCTGGATTCATCTATCTACGTAGTGAATGGCCGTAGGTCAATCCAACGTAAACCCAAATAAGAATGCGTACTGTAGCAAAGCTTACCCGAAATTCAATGAACCTCGGGCAAGCcccacaacacaacacttatgtgcaatgcactataaatgaaacgtataattttgagatatgattaataaagatttaatgtaaaaaaaatcagccgaTGAAA
Above is a window of Choristoneura fumiferana chromosome 18, NRCan_CFum_1, whole genome shotgun sequence DNA encoding:
- the LOC141438395 gene encoding mediator of RNA polymerase II transcription subunit 1-like, producing the protein MTLTIIEQQSCEELVACISRGDFADFTAQLEGLTAVYQLNAEKKVKCKAFSALQSLEEDMCTLRQLQSFIKDPWAQVHKSPIGFLQKRRGGHAMRLTYFVSPYELLDKDKGLQPLTVELLTLGKPSGSSGLASLVAPSHTLIGHSATVLLESSSANKLQLAPIISNGQRSGKG